Part of the Chitinophaga parva genome is shown below.
ACCGTCGGCACGCCGTCACCCGATATTTTTAAGGCGTTGCCATCCTGTGCCACGTTCACCAGTTTGCCATTGCTTTGCGCATAGGTGCCGGTATAGCTTTTGAGTAATTGGTCAGCGATAGCGATCCTTACGTGGCTGGTCGCCGATTTGTTCATCGTTTCCAGCACCTGCGCGCCTTCGGGCAATGCACGTTTAACCACCCGGTCGCAGATAAAGGCCCCATTGTCACCGTTGGTCATCACCACCACACCGTTTTTTGATCTGGGTAAAAAAACCGCCATCGTCCGTACCCCAATATCCGAACCGCCATGTTGTAAGGCATAGGCACTGTCCGGCAGACCATCCACCAAGCCCCAGCCTAAACCAGAACCATTGCCGGGTTTTGTCCTTCTTTGAATTTTGATCATTTCGGCATACACCGGCCCACCTTCATTGGCCAGCTGCATCGCATAGATCCCCAGTTTACTGTAATCCTCAATGGTCGTGATCAGGTCATCGGCAGCATTGACAGGCGTCTGTATAGAAGCCCCATAACGCTTGCCCTGACCGTCATGCCACATCGCAAAACGAGCAGTGTCCAGGTTTTCGCTCCAGTAATAGGTATCTTTCATGCCCAGGGGCTTAAACAGGTACGTATCCATCAATACAGCAAGCGAGACTTTGAACTTTGCTTCCAAAGCCCGGCGTAAATATTCAAAACCCTCGCCCGAATACCCCGAAGCTGTACCGGGTTCAAATTTGAATTTGAGTTTGGTCCCGCCATTGTCCGAACGCCAGTTGGGGAAACCTGTCTGGTGGCTTAGCACAAAACGGGTGGTCAGTTTCGTCAAGTAGGGATCACCGGCAATATCCGGGTCGATCCAGTAATGTTCCAGCGGCTCGTCCAGGTTCCATTTTCCCAGTTCCACCAGCTTTAAGGTTAGCATGGCGGTTACCGGTTTGGTTTGGGAGGCTATATTGAATAAGGTGTTGTTAGGGGCGGGACGGCCGGCTTGCAGTTCACCAAAGTTTTTGACCCATGTGATCTTGCCGTTTTCGATGATGCCGACACCTGCACAAGGCACATGGTATTCTGCCATCCAGGCCGGTATGTCTTTGATTAAATTGGCTTGAACGGTATCGGTTTGCGCAAAGGCGCTATGAATAAATAGTGAAAGTGCGATAAAGGAAGCGATGGTCGTATTCATGATTTTAAGGTTATGAACCAAAAGTATCCTGCATGAAACCCCTGATAAAATAAGAATGATAACCCTAACGGGATTGATGATGAACGTATTTGAAGTGGTGATGAAACGTTTGTCATCAAAATGAATAAGTTCGTCACCAATATTTGGGGGTAAGGCCCGGTTACACTTTCTTTGGGTAATGAAAATTTTCGACTGGACACGTTTATTTGCCTGGCCCTATAAGGTTTACACCCAGCTGGTGTTCTGGGTGATCGTTTTCTGTCTGTACATTTTACTGAAGGAATATCCGCAGCGTATGAGCGGGATCACGCTGTTTTGTTTGGTATTCCAGGAAATACTTGAGTTGATCATACCATGCTATTCGCAGAACCTGCTGGTATTGCCGTTTTTCAAACGTCGTAAGTGGCTGGTCGGCATTGGGCTTTACCTGGTGCAACTCATTATTTTGATCAATTTATTACCTTATTTGCTGAACCTGGTCGGCAGGCTTTTTGCGAAGGTGTTCCATATCACCGACGTGGTGACCAACTGGCAGGATCAGCATTTTGCCTTCACCATGGTGGCATTTACGGTGATGGCTTCATTGGCCAAGATGGGGGTAGACCGCCTGATCCGGGACAAAGAGCAAAAGGAAAATGAATTGCGCCATTTGAAAGCACAACTCAATCCGCATTTCCTGTTTAATACGCTCAATAACCTGTATGGACTTTCAGTTGCCGAGTCGAAAATGCTGCCCGGCCTGATGCTGAAACTATCCGAGCTATTGCGTTATTCCCTATATGATACCAACCAGAATTATGTGGCGGCGAGTAATGAACTGGATTATATCAGCAATTACGTAGAACTGGAAAGGATCCGGTTGAGCGATAAAACCGATATACAATTGCAAATAAAAGGGGATTACTCTGACCAATATATTGCGCCATTGCTATTGATCATATTTGTAGAAAACGCCTTCAAGCATTTTTCAGCGGCTAAAGGACAAACGCCATTTGTACACATCAGCGTCGCAGTTGAAAATAGTCATTTAAAACTCAAAGTTAAAAACTCGGTTGATCCCGACTATATACCCAAAGTCAACAAATCCAAGGGCGGCCTTGGCCTCAATAATGTCAAACAACGGTTGGATTTAATCTACCCGCAGCAGTACATTTTAAAAACAATTAAGGACGCTAACTTTTTCGAAGCAGATTTAATAATAGACCTAAGCTAATGAATATCAATTGCATCATCGTAGACGACGAACCCATTGCCAGGGATATCCTCAAAACCTATATTGAGCAGGTACCCTATCTGACCTTAGTCGCTAGCTGCGAGGATGCATTTGAAGCGATGCAGGTGCTCAAAACCAAAGACATTGACCTCATTATCCTGGATATCAATATGCCCCGGTTGACCGGTTTTGAAATGCTGCGTACGCTTAAAAAATATCCTGCCGTTATCATTACTTCGGCCTACCCGGAATATGCGCTCGAAGGGTTTGAGTTGTCGGTTACGGATTACCTGTTAAAACCCTTTTCCTTTCCGCGTTTCGTTCAGGCCACCGAGAAGGTCGTCAATAAAACCGGTGAAGTCCCGGTATCAAAAAGCGAAGACTTATTTTTAATGGTCAAATCCGACAAAAAACTCACCAAGGTCTTCTTTGATGAGATCAGCTATATCGAGGCCTATGGCAATTATATTTTTATTTATACCGGCCAGGAACGCGTGATGTCCAAGCAGACACTCACCCAGTTTGAACAACAGCTGCCCGCATCCCAATTCACCCGCATCCATAAATCCTATATAGCCTCGTTGAAAGGCATCAAATACCTCGAAGGGAACGAAGTTTCCATTGCGGGTAAAAAACTGCCGGTTGGGAAAGTTTACCGGGAAAGCCTGTTGGGGAAACTAAAAAATTAATTATTTAAAACCCAAATATCATGTCTGCACAATCCCGAACTTAATACTGATCCCATCCTTTTTACAGCTTATGCCGCAAATGACGCGGAAGCCATGCGGCAGATCTTATCCCCGGATATCTAAAGGATCCTCCCCGGTAAAAACCCGACAAGCGGAATTAAGACCGGCATTGACGAGGTGCTCGCCTGTTTTAAACAGCTGCAGGCTTTTGACTTCAAGGCCAGGCCCATTGTTATGGGCGTGAACGCCGTCTACGTGACCGATTGCCCCTGAACCGGAGCAACCTGGCGGAAGGCGAAAACATCAAAAGAATGTCCTGCCTGCTCTGGCAATTCTTGAACTGGAGCGCTTCTGCCGGAGCGTAATTAAGCGATAGCTGCTACTGCAATTGATCGATATGATAGGCCGATGCTTCCACTGCCGAATGGCTGTAGGTTTGCGTCAAGGTTGCCTTATAAGTGAAATTAACCTGGTCGCTCACTTTGGTGTCAGCGCTTACATTACACATTTCCGAGATAGCGTTGAAAGGCAACAAGGCATTATTCTGAAGCTGCACCGAACGGCTGCGCTGCCATTGTACCAGGGGGCACCGGGGATAAAACAGATACAGCCAATCTGCATTTTTTGTATCTTGTCTACCAGCACCAATACCTATCCCCTAAACGATCTGTGGGTTAGAAATCCTTTTATTTCAAGTCTTGAAGGTTGTCCAAGTGCAAGCAAACGAGTCCTATATCGCCAGCCGGTTGCTACAGCGCGTAGCAAGTGGGGATCATGCAGCCTTCCGGCTGCTGTTTGAGATGTATGCGGATAAGATGCATGCCGCCGTCTATAATTATACTAAATCTACCTGGGTGGCCGAAGAGCTGGTGCAGGAAATGTTTATCCGGGTGTGGAAATACCGGGAGCAGCTGCATGCCGTAAAAGACCCTTCCGCTTATCTCTACCGCATGATCTTTAACCAGATCAACGACTGGCTGAAACAAGCCGCCAACGAGCAGCGCATTCTTGATAGCATAAGC
Proteins encoded:
- a CDS encoding serine hydrolase domain-containing protein, which encodes MNTTIASFIALSLFIHSAFAQTDTVQANLIKDIPAWMAEYHVPCAGVGIIENGKITWVKNFGELQAGRPAPNNTLFNIASQTKPVTAMLTLKLVELGKWNLDEPLEHYWIDPDIAGDPYLTKLTTRFVLSHQTGFPNWRSDNGGTKLKFKFEPGTASGYSGEGFEYLRRALEAKFKVSLAVLMDTYLFKPLGMKDTYYWSENLDTARFAMWHDGQGKRYGASIQTPVNAADDLITTIEDYSKLGIYAMQLANEGGPVYAEMIKIQRRTKPGNGSGLGWGLVDGLPDSAYALQHGGSDIGVRTMAVFLPRSKNGVVVMTNGDNGAFICDRVVKRALPEGAQVLETMNKSATSHVRIAIADQLLKSYTGTYAQSNGKLVNVAQDGNALKISGDGVPTVTVLPESANKFFMEGYDVQLQFPDANSLVVIESGKQVLKVTRK
- a CDS encoding sensor histidine kinase, with amino-acid sequence MKIFDWTRLFAWPYKVYTQLVFWVIVFCLYILLKEYPQRMSGITLFCLVFQEILELIIPCYSQNLLVLPFFKRRKWLVGIGLYLVQLIILINLLPYLLNLVGRLFAKVFHITDVVTNWQDQHFAFTMVAFTVMASLAKMGVDRLIRDKEQKENELRHLKAQLNPHFLFNTLNNLYGLSVAESKMLPGLMLKLSELLRYSLYDTNQNYVAASNELDYISNYVELERIRLSDKTDIQLQIKGDYSDQYIAPLLLIIFVENAFKHFSAAKGQTPFVHISVAVENSHLKLKVKNSVDPDYIPKVNKSKGGLGLNNVKQRLDLIYPQQYILKTIKDANFFEADLIIDLS
- a CDS encoding RNA polymerase sigma-70 factor — translated: MKVVQVQANESYIASRLLQRVASGDHAAFRLLFEMYADKMHAAVYNYTKSTWVAEELVQEMFIRVWKYREQLHAVKDPSAYLYRMIFNQINDWLKQAANEQRILDSISGQDAVNPYDTGRQLDAAELQRILNAAVDSLPPQKKIIYQLNREQGLSYQEIADQLQLSVNTVRNHLVEANKLLRNYLKNYSLALALLVAKIFL
- a CDS encoding LytR/AlgR family response regulator transcription factor gives rise to the protein MNINCIIVDDEPIARDILKTYIEQVPYLTLVASCEDAFEAMQVLKTKDIDLIILDINMPRLTGFEMLRTLKKYPAVIITSAYPEYALEGFELSVTDYLLKPFSFPRFVQATEKVVNKTGEVPVSKSEDLFLMVKSDKKLTKVFFDEISYIEAYGNYIFIYTGQERVMSKQTLTQFEQQLPASQFTRIHKSYIASLKGIKYLEGNEVSIAGKKLPVGKVYRESLLGKLKN